A stretch of the Campylobacter sp. 19-13652 genome encodes the following:
- the proB gene encoding glutamate 5-kinase, whose amino-acid sequence MKAQNIIIKVGTSTLTKANGELNHARIKSIVSQIAQLTRSGFRVLLVSSGAVGAGMGAMGLDKKPADLASKQALAAVGQVALMGLYERLFWAYDIKIAQLLLTKDDFANRARFLSAREVCTRLLEAGVIPIVNENDPVVHDELKVGDNDTLSALVAGLVDASALIILSDIDGLYDKNPIKFKDAKLIPEIDAITEQVRAMAGGAGSELGTGGMATKINAAAMATSYGVDLIIVNGASENILIKAANGERVGSRFRANKKRINLKKYWLSYAGAPKGSLEIDAGAQQALVRGGSLLAVGVRGVSGEFKRGDLVKITKSGEVLGSGLVAYDSDECAIIAGAKGSEIEGLLGYKFDDFIIHANNLSLSKKEEA is encoded by the coding sequence ATGAAAGCTCAAAATATAATAATAAAAGTCGGCACCTCTACGCTTACAAAAGCAAACGGCGAATTAAACCACGCACGAATAAAATCTATAGTCTCACAAATAGCCCAGCTTACTCGCAGTGGTTTTAGAGTGCTTTTAGTCAGTAGCGGTGCAGTGGGCGCTGGAATGGGCGCTATGGGGCTAGATAAAAAGCCCGCAGATCTAGCAAGCAAGCAAGCTCTTGCAGCCGTGGGGCAGGTGGCTTTAATGGGGCTTTATGAGCGGCTTTTTTGGGCGTATGATATTAAGATAGCTCAGCTTCTTTTAACCAAAGATGACTTTGCAAATAGGGCTAGGTTTTTATCAGCACGCGAAGTCTGCACTAGGCTGCTTGAAGCCGGAGTAATACCTATAGTAAATGAAAATGACCCAGTCGTGCATGATGAGCTAAAAGTGGGTGACAATGATACCTTAAGCGCGCTTGTAGCGGGGTTGGTAGATGCTAGTGCGCTTATTATTTTAAGTGATATTGACGGACTTTATGATAAAAATCCGATTAAATTTAAAGATGCCAAGCTAATCCCTGAAATAGACGCTATCACAGAGCAGGTGCGAGCTATGGCTGGTGGGGCTGGCTCAGAGCTAGGCACTGGTGGCATGGCGACAAAGATAAATGCCGCAGCTATGGCGACTTCGTATGGCGTAGATTTAATCATCGTAAACGGCGCAAGCGAAAATATCCTAATAAAAGCGGCAAACGGCGAGCGGGTAGGTAGCAGATTTAGGGCGAATAAAAAGCGGATAAATTTAAAAAAATATTGGCTCTCATACGCTGGCGCTCCAAAGGGAAGCCTAGAGATAGACGCTGGGGCGCAGCAGGCCTTAGTGCGTGGAGGCTCGCTACTTGCGGTTGGAGTGCGTGGTGTGAGTGGGGAGTTTAAGCGTGGAGATTTGGTAAAAATTACTAAATCAGGCGAGGTTTTAGGTTCTGGACTGGTGGCGTATGATAGCGATGAGTGCGCCATTATAGCAGGGGCAAAAGGAAGCGAGATAGAGGGATTGCTGGGGTATAAATTTGATGATTTTATAATCCACGCAAACAACCTAAGCCTAAGCAAAAAGGAGGAGGCATGA
- a CDS encoding glutamate-5-semialdehyde dehydrogenase, with protein sequence MSEVLRLARLAKSASREMLSLSSQQKNEMLLAIKEGLNTNVGLILEQNAKDIKAAREAGQSEALIDRLTLNEARVCAMGDELERLAGFFDPIGEITAGWRLANGMSVQKVRTPLGVIAMIYESRPNVTIEAASLALKSQNAIILRGSAMAKHSNTALCEIFVKSASMLGLPNGAVSLLADEDRASIIELAGADKFIDVIIPRGGVGLKEFIKSHSRVPVIYTGAGVCHTYVHKSADLKTALNVVKNAKTHRPSACNALECLVLDGAVAEEFLSSALAAMGEVEFYLPEGLFDKFKSLPNVSLASQNDYGVEFLSLKLAVRVVGGADEAIEFINSHGSGHSDAILASDYGVVERFLNSVDSAAVYANASTRFSDGGEFGFGGEIGIATQKLHARGPMGVLALTSEKYIVRGCGQVRG encoded by the coding sequence ATGAGTGAGGTTTTAAGGCTGGCTAGGCTGGCAAAGTCCGCAAGTCGCGAGATGCTAAGCCTAAGCTCGCAACAAAAAAACGAGATGCTTTTAGCCATAAAAGAGGGGCTTAATACAAACGTTGGGCTGATTTTAGAGCAAAATGCTAAAGACATAAAAGCCGCTCGTGAGGCAGGGCAGAGTGAGGCTTTAATAGATAGGCTTACGCTAAATGAGGCTAGGGTGTGTGCTATGGGTGATGAGCTTGAGCGGCTGGCTGGGTTTTTTGACCCTATAGGCGAGATTACGGCTGGCTGGCGTCTAGCAAATGGCATGAGCGTGCAAAAAGTCCGCACTCCGCTTGGGGTTATAGCCATGATTTATGAAAGCCGTCCAAACGTTACAATCGAGGCTGCTAGCCTAGCCCTAAAAAGCCAAAATGCCATAATCTTACGTGGTAGCGCGATGGCAAAGCACTCAAATACTGCGCTGTGTGAAATTTTTGTAAAAAGCGCAAGTATGCTGGGGCTGCCTAATGGGGCGGTGTCGCTTTTGGCTGATGAGGATAGGGCGAGCATTATAGAGCTTGCTGGGGCTGATAAATTTATTGATGTGATTATCCCTAGGGGTGGGGTGGGATTAAAGGAATTTATAAAATCCCATTCGCGCGTACCAGTCATTTACACTGGGGCTGGGGTGTGCCATACCTACGTGCATAAAAGCGCTGATTTAAAGACTGCGCTAAATGTGGTAAAAAACGCTAAAACTCACCGCCCAAGTGCCTGCAATGCGCTTGAGTGTTTAGTGCTTGATGGTGCTGTGGCTGAGGAGTTTTTATCTAGTGCGTTAGCGGCTATGGGCGAGGTGGAGTTTTACCTGCCTGAGGGGCTTTTTGATAAATTTAAAAGCCTGCCAAACGTTAGCCTAGCTAGCCAAAACGACTACGGTGTGGAGTTTTTATCGCTTAAGCTTGCAGTTAGGGTTGTTGGTGGCGCAGACGAAGCCATAGAGTTTATAAACTCTCATGGTTCTGGGCATTCAGATGCGATTCTTGCAAGTGATTATGGTGTAGTGGAGAGATTTTTAAATAGCGTCGATAGTGCCGCAGTTTATGCAAATGCAAGCACTAGATTTAGCGACGGTGGGGAGTTTGGATTTGGCGGCGAGATAGGTATAGCCACGCAAAAGCTACACGCCAGAGGTCCTATGGGTGTACTGGCGCTTACTAGCGAAAAATATATCGTCCGTGGCTGCGGACAGGTCAGGGGGTAG
- the proC gene encoding pyrroline-5-carboxylate reductase yields the protein MRVGIVGLGSMGIALLRGAIGHGEYEFIVYDRNEPKRAEARELGAQVASNALEVASACDIFIVAVKPNGVSALLASVCTSLDLSNALVISLAAGVGLDEVKSALSGYERIALAMPNTPAKIKQGVSALVFSETLDELAQSRAIKFFKTFGLVQVISQAQMPAFIAIAGSLPAYVCLFIEALSDAAVASGMSREAALKIASNAVCGSAAMIASELSSGTHPAQLKDAVCSPAGTTIAAIRELEARGFRSAVIEGALAAAKKAQK from the coding sequence ATGAGGGTTGGTATAGTTGGGCTTGGTAGCATGGGTATCGCCTTGCTTCGTGGCGCGATAGGGCATGGCGAGTATGAATTTATCGTTTATGACCGAAATGAACCAAAAAGAGCTGAGGCTAGAGAGCTAGGAGCGCAAGTCGCCTCAAATGCGCTAGAAGTGGCAAGCGCATGCGATATTTTTATAGTGGCAGTTAAGCCAAATGGCGTGAGTGCTCTTTTAGCCTCTGTTTGCACTAGCCTTGATCTATCAAACGCCCTTGTGATAAGCCTAGCTGCTGGGGTTGGGCTAGATGAGGTAAAAAGTGCGCTTAGTGGGTATGAGAGGATAGCTCTAGCCATGCCAAACACCCCAGCTAAGATAAAGCAGGGCGTGAGTGCGCTGGTATTTTCTGAGACTTTAGATGAGTTAGCGCAGAGTAGGGCGATTAAATTTTTTAAGACATTTGGGCTAGTGCAGGTTATAAGCCAAGCCCAAATGCCTGCATTTATCGCTATAGCAGGTAGCTTGCCAGCTTATGTTTGTCTTTTTATTGAAGCTCTAAGTGATGCTGCAGTAGCTAGTGGAATGAGTAGAGAGGCTGCGCTAAAAATAGCCTCAAATGCAGTTTGTGGAAGCGCTGCGATGATAGCAAGTGAGCTTAGTAGCGGCACCCATCCAGCCCAGCTAAAAGATGCCGTATGCTCTCCAGCAGGCACTACGATAGCTGCTATTAGGGAGCTTGAGGCTAGGGGCTTTAGAAGTGCGGTTATAGAGGGTGCATTAGCTGCTGCAAAAAAGGCGCAAAAATGA
- a CDS encoding HesA/MoeB/ThiF family protein yields MNFNEEELHRYSRQIILSEIGVEGQERIMHSKVFIVGAGGLGSPVALYLAAAGVGEIAIADMDVVDVSNLQRQVIHHSEDLGREKALSARKKMLAINPNIKVIAHTTAINANNIEELIRGYDFVIDGTDNFAAKFLINDACVKLGISFSHGGILRFGGQSMTIAPRKSACYACLFDAPPPAESVPTCASAGILGSVAGMLGTIQATEALKVIAGFGEPLYDRLLSFDAKSMSFRNINIKRNPKCRVCSKTEIELKDYEAQACEANV; encoded by the coding sequence ATGAACTTTAACGAAGAGGAATTACACAGATATTCACGCCAGATAATTTTAAGCGAAATCGGCGTAGAGGGACAAGAGCGCATCATGCACTCAAAAGTCTTTATTGTAGGTGCTGGTGGGCTTGGCTCGCCTGTGGCGCTTTATCTAGCTGCAGCTGGCGTTGGCGAGATAGCAATAGCTGATATGGACGTGGTCGATGTTTCAAATTTGCAGCGTCAAGTCATACATCATAGCGAGGATTTAGGGCGTGAAAAAGCCCTCTCAGCACGCAAAAAAATGCTAGCAATCAATCCAAATATAAAAGTTATTGCCCACACCACAGCTATAAATGCTAATAATATCGAGGAGCTTATTAGGGGGTATGATTTTGTCATAGACGGTACTGATAATTTTGCGGCAAAATTCCTCATAAACGACGCCTGCGTGAAGCTTGGCATTAGCTTTAGTCATGGTGGGATATTACGCTTTGGTGGACAGAGCATGACTATCGCTCCACGTAAAAGTGCGTGCTATGCCTGTCTTTTTGACGCTCCTCCGCCAGCTGAGAGCGTGCCTACTTGCGCAAGCGCTGGCATACTAGGCAGCGTGGCTGGTATGCTAGGCACTATTCAGGCGACTGAGGCTTTAAAAGTTATCGCTGGCTTTGGCGAGCCGCTATATGATAGGCTGCTTAGCTTTGACGCAAAGAGCATGAGCTTTAGGAATATAAACATAAAGCGCAACCCAAAATGCAGAGTATGCTCAAAAACCGAGATAGAGCTAAAAGACTATGAAGCGCAAGCTTGCGAGGCGAACGTATGA
- a CDS encoding sulfurtransferase TusA family protein yields the protein MKVVKLKDLRGVSCPMNFVRTKVELASLRGGEVLEVWLDDGAPIKNVPRSVRGEGHSVSEPEPLADEGFRIFITKKRTPF from the coding sequence ATGAAAGTGGTAAAGCTAAAAGATCTGCGTGGTGTGAGCTGTCCGATGAATTTTGTCCGTACCAAAGTCGAGCTAGCCTCCCTGCGTGGTGGCGAGGTGCTTGAGGTATGGCTAGATGATGGTGCACCTATTAAAAATGTTCCTCGTTCTGTGCGTGGCGAGGGGCATAGTGTGAGCGAGCCAGAGCCGCTTGCTGATGAGGGTTTTAGGATATTTATCACGAAAAAAAGAACACCCTTTTAG
- a CDS encoding YeiH family protein, whose translation MGDTAAKTSDKFIAFLLLFFGAFVAMGVGRFVPFLSPLIIAIVFGMLLSNLSPRIRDFASFSGVNAIASRQILRFGVVLYGFSLSLSDIAEVGFSGVGFAFCIVFGVFFAGLYLGQKMGLSKSLSALIACGSAICGAAAVLALASVIKSDFQKVGVALATVVVYGTLFMFIDVALFSFWDLGLSKVHLGYFLGASLHEVAHVVAVSSALGESVGHSAVVMKMLRVLMLVPFLFMVSFVFMGGSKRGILGAVPYFAIGFLAMVILGSMPFFPKQILPYIKIFDTFLLCVAMFALGFSLSLNLFKQAGFKPFLLGLILSVGLFVFAYFLSKSL comes from the coding sequence ATGGGGGATACCGCTGCTAAAACTTCGGATAAATTTATCGCTTTTTTGCTTTTATTTTTTGGGGCTTTTGTGGCTATGGGGGTAGGGCGGTTTGTGCCGTTTTTAAGCCCATTAATCATAGCCATTGTTTTTGGCATGCTTTTATCAAATTTATCCCCACGCATTAGGGATTTTGCTAGCTTTAGTGGGGTAAATGCGATAGCTAGTAGGCAAATTTTACGCTTTGGTGTGGTGCTTTATGGTTTTAGTCTAAGCCTTTCGGATATAGCTGAGGTTGGATTTAGTGGGGTCGGATTTGCCTTTTGTATAGTCTTTGGTGTATTTTTTGCTGGGCTTTATCTAGGGCAGAAAATGGGGCTTAGCAAATCCTTAAGCGCACTCATAGCTTGTGGAAGTGCCATATGTGGGGCTGCGGCTGTACTAGCGCTTGCTAGCGTGATAAAATCGGACTTTCAAAAAGTCGGCGTTGCACTTGCTACAGTGGTAGTTTATGGTACGCTTTTTATGTTTATTGATGTGGCTTTATTTTCGTTTTGGGATTTAGGGCTTAGCAAGGTGCATTTGGGCTATTTTTTGGGTGCTAGCTTGCATGAGGTAGCCCACGTCGTTGCTGTTAGTTCTGCTTTGGGTGAAAGCGTGGGGCATAGTGCAGTTGTGATGAAAATGTTACGAGTGCTTATGCTAGTACCGTTTTTGTTTATGGTGTCTTTTGTGTTTATGGGCGGTTCAAAGCGCGGTATACTAGGTGCTGTGCCATATTTTGCTATTGGATTCTTGGCTATGGTAATTTTGGGGTCTATGCCATTTTTCCCAAAGCAGATTTTGCCTTATATTAAGATTTTTGATACGTTTTTGCTCTGCGTGGCGATGTTTGCGCTTGGCTTTAGCCTTAGTTTAAATTTATTTAAGCAAGCTGGCTTTAAGCCCTTTTTATTAGGGCTTATATTATCTGTGGGACTTTTTGTTTTTGCCTATTTTTTAAGTAAAAGCTTATAA
- a CDS encoding 4-oxalocrotonate tautomerase family protein: MPYINVKIAAPEPSVEQKEQIIAEITDVMVRVLGKKPERVMVMLETLPATDIGVGGESVANIAKKATK, encoded by the coding sequence GTGCCATATATTAATGTAAAAATTGCTGCTCCAGAGCCAAGCGTGGAGCAAAAAGAGCAGATTATAGCTGAAATTACAGATGTAATGGTTCGAGTTTTAGGTAAAAAGCCTGAGCGAGTGATGGTTATGCTTGAGACCTTGCCAGCTACTGACATAGGTGTAGGCGGAGAAAGTGTGGCAAATATCGCTAAAAAGGCAACAAAATGA
- the bcp gene encoding thioredoxin-dependent thiol peroxidase produces MSEFSQADRERKVTLAAGDVAPAFELENQDGVKVSLKDFIGKKVVLYFYPKDNTPGCTTEACEFSESWDKFIAQNAVIIGISPDSVKSHEGFIAKHDLRHILLSDPERVVAKEYGVWQVRKNYGREYLGIVRTTFVIDEAGKIAKVYKSVKAKEHAAKVLADLSKS; encoded by the coding sequence ATGAGTGAATTTAGCCAAGCTGATAGGGAGCGAAAGGTAACGCTTGCTGCTGGCGACGTTGCACCAGCTTTTGAGCTAGAAAATCAAGATGGTGTGAAGGTGAGCCTAAAAGACTTTATCGGCAAAAAGGTGGTGCTTTATTTTTACCCAAAGGACAACACCCCAGGCTGCACGACCGAGGCTTGCGAGTTTAGCGAGAGCTGGGATAAATTTATTGCCCAAAATGCCGTAATTATTGGCATTAGCCCCGATAGCGTGAAGTCTCACGAGGGCTTTATCGCTAAGCACGATCTGCGTCACATCCTGCTCTCAGATCCAGAGCGAGTGGTGGCAAAGGAGTACGGCGTGTGGCAGGTACGTAAAAACTATGGGCGCGAGTATCTGGGCATAGTGCGGACGACCTTTGTCATTGATGAAGCGGGCAAGATAGCTAAGGTGTATAAAAGCGTCAAGGCAAAGGAGCATGCCGCAAAGGTGCTAGCGGATTTGAGTAAGTCTTGA
- a CDS encoding phosphoethanolamine transferase, producing the protein MLIIGESMARNKMSLYGYALDTTPNLNRLFKNGDLVFYTDTIAPFAATNPSLSYVLTFASSGAAWQESLHVVDLARLCGYKSYWISNQHDVFVTKIASQRADISLNTAFDLPHKRVHFDEALFTLFDKINSKSSHNFFVFHMLGNHATYKKRYPDKFEKFTAQDVKTKTNSTLDDKKLNTIAQYLNSLLYADENIFKIYQKFKNDDAIIIYLSDHGESVYDESSSVMGHGFASRYTAEIPLLFIATDKFKDSHYKLWKRIQSGKDKPFMSDDLPHLIADILDVKPLEYDASKSPINSNFIKRNRVSAGVLYEKMK; encoded by the coding sequence GTGCTTATAATAGGCGAAAGTATGGCTCGCAACAAGATGAGCCTATACGGGTACGCGCTAGATACCACACCAAATTTAAACAGGCTTTTTAAAAACGGGGATTTGGTGTTTTACACGGACACGATAGCGCCCTTTGCAGCGACTAATCCATCGCTAAGCTATGTTTTGACATTTGCTAGCTCAGGCGCTGCGTGGCAGGAAAGTTTGCACGTTGTTGATTTGGCACGCTTATGCGGATATAAAAGCTACTGGATAAGCAACCAGCACGATGTTTTTGTAACCAAAATAGCCTCTCAAAGAGCCGATATTAGCCTAAATACCGCCTTTGATTTACCTCATAAAAGAGTGCATTTTGACGAGGCTTTATTTACTCTTTTTGATAAAATAAACTCAAAAAGCAGCCATAACTTTTTTGTATTTCACATGCTTGGAAATCATGCTACTTACAAAAAGCGCTATCCAGATAAATTTGAAAAATTTACCGCCCAAGATGTAAAAACTAAGACAAATAGCACACTAGATGATAAAAAGCTAAATACCATAGCGCAGTATTTAAACAGCCTTTTATACGCTGATGAGAATATATTTAAAATTTATCAAAAATTTAAAAATGATGACGCTATTATTATATATTTAAGCGATCACGGAGAGAGCGTATATGACGAAAGTAGCAGTGTTATGGGGCATGGATTTGCTAGTCGCTACACGGCTGAAATTCCGCTTCTTTTTATCGCTACGGATAAATTTAAAGACTCCCACTATAAGCTTTGGAAGCGCATACAAAGCGGCAAGGATAAGCCATTTATGAGCGATGATTTACCCCATTTAATAGCCGATATTTTAGATGTAAAGCCGCTTGAGTATGACGCGAGTAAAAGCCCTATAAATTCTAATTTTATTAAGAGAAATAGGGTGAGCGCAGGGGTTTTATATGAGAAAATGAAATAA
- a CDS encoding ion transporter translates to MHVYSWAWVVFVGFILIVSFVVLNLAIGVVVSGISELSNAKVRFRA, encoded by the coding sequence ATGCATGTGTATTCGTGGGCTTGGGTAGTGTTTGTAGGCTTTATTTTGATAGTGAGTTTTGTCGTGCTAAATCTAGCAATAGGCGTCGTGGTAAGCGGCATTTCCGAGCTATCAAACGCAAAAGTGAGATTTAGAGCTTAA
- a CDS encoding branched-chain amino acid transaminase: MNEAKFIWMDGKLVPWSEAKIHVLTHSLHYANAVFEGTRAYKTDRGLAIFRLNDHNKRLLKSAKMTVLNHNLSLEELNAAHIELLRANEFKSNVYIRPLIYLGYGVMGLAHTKAPVNAMIAAWEWGAYLGEEGLERGIRVKISSFARNSVKSQMGKAKASSNYLNSQMAHFEAHEAGYDEALLLDEDGFIAEGPGECFFMVRDGVIITPSNDNSLVSITQDTVIKLAADLGIEVRRERITRDEVYTADEAFFTGTAAEVTPIREVDARVIGSGKRGEITEKIQKAYFDVVYGRNPKYEHMLTFV, from the coding sequence ATGAACGAAGCTAAATTTATCTGGATGGACGGCAAGCTTGTGCCGTGGAGCGAGGCTAAAATCCACGTCCTAACCCACAGCCTGCACTACGCAAACGCCGTATTTGAGGGCACTCGTGCGTATAAAACCGATCGTGGGCTAGCGATATTTCGCCTAAATGACCACAACAAACGCCTGTTAAAATCAGCCAAAATGACCGTGCTAAATCACAACCTAAGCCTTGAGGAGCTAAACGCCGCTCACATCGAGCTTTTAAGGGCAAATGAGTTTAAAAGCAATGTCTATATCCGCCCGCTTATCTACCTAGGTTACGGCGTGATGGGGCTAGCCCACACAAAAGCGCCTGTAAATGCGATGATAGCGGCGTGGGAGTGGGGCGCATATCTGGGCGAAGAGGGGCTTGAGCGTGGCATAAGAGTGAAAATCTCAAGCTTTGCACGAAACAGCGTCAAAAGCCAAATGGGCAAGGCAAAAGCAAGCTCAAACTATCTAAATTCACAAATGGCGCACTTTGAAGCCCACGAAGCGGGCTATGACGAGGCATTGTTGCTTGATGAGGACGGCTTTATCGCCGAAGGGCCTGGGGAGTGCTTTTTTATGGTGCGAGACGGCGTCATCATCACTCCATCAAATGATAACAGCCTAGTCTCAATCACCCAAGACACCGTCATAAAACTAGCCGCAGATCTAGGCATAGAAGTGCGTAGAGAGCGTATCACAAGGGATGAAGTCTATACCGCTGATGAGGCGTTTTTTACAGGCACGGCGGCTGAAGTAACGCCTATCCGTGAAGTCGATGCGCGCGTGATTGGCAGCGGCAAAAGGGGCGAGATCACAGAAAAAATTCAAAAAGCCTACTTTGACGTCGTGTATGGACGCAATCCAAAATACGAGCATATGCTGACCTTTGTGTAG
- a CDS encoding prohibitin family protein: MPADLNDYFNKKSGSSGGFGGGGSGGAKPNFKAPNFNFGKFGVGVYVIIAIIAVLAITQPFVVINSGEVGIKSTAGKYETNPLQPGFHFFIPLIQRVIVVDTRVRLINYTSGEDSGESLRYSQSGSAGIIRKNSISVLDARNLPVSIDITVQYRLNPQNAPQTIASWGLSWENKIVDPVVRDVVRSVTGKYTAEELPTRRNEIALQIENGIRKNIDAQPNKPVELLTVQLREIILPAKVKEQIERVQIAKQEAERTKYEVERANQEALKQAALAEGAAKAEIIKAKAKADAVKIEADAQAYANREVAKSLDSNLLNLKQIETQAKFNEALRENKDAQIFLTPGGAVPNIWVDTKDKARQSAITR, from the coding sequence ATGCCAGCAGATTTGAATGATTATTTTAATAAAAAAAGCGGCTCAAGCGGCGGCTTTGGCGGTGGCGGCTCAGGTGGGGCAAAGCCAAATTTTAAGGCGCCAAATTTTAACTTTGGCAAATTCGGCGTGGGCGTGTATGTCATCATCGCTATCATCGCGGTGCTTGCCATCACTCAGCCCTTTGTGGTGATAAACTCAGGCGAAGTGGGCATAAAATCCACAGCGGGCAAATACGAGACAAACCCGCTCCAGCCTGGCTTTCACTTCTTTATCCCGCTTATTCAAAGGGTCATCGTGGTCGATACTCGTGTGCGACTTATTAACTACACCAGCGGCGAAGACAGCGGCGAGAGCCTGCGATATAGCCAAAGTGGCAGTGCAGGCATAATCCGCAAAAACTCGATCTCCGTCCTTGATGCGAGAAACCTGCCAGTAAGCATTGACATTACCGTGCAGTATCGCCTAAATCCACAAAACGCCCCGCAAACCATCGCCAGCTGGGGGCTAAGCTGGGAGAATAAAATCGTCGACCCAGTCGTGCGAGACGTGGTGCGTAGCGTAACAGGCAAATACACCGCCGAGGAGCTACCAACTCGCCGCAACGAAATCGCCCTTCAAATCGAAAACGGCATACGCAAAAATATCGACGCCCAGCCAAACAAGCCAGTCGAGCTACTCACCGTCCAGCTGCGTGAGATAATCCTGCCAGCTAAGGTAAAAGAGCAAATCGAGCGAGTCCAAATCGCCAAGCAAGAGGCCGAGCGGACAAAATACGAAGTCGAGCGAGCCAACCAAGAAGCCCTAAAGCAAGCAGCCCTTGCAGAGGGTGCGGCAAAGGCTGAGATAATCAAGGCCAAAGCCAAAGCGGATGCTGTAAAAATCGAAGCCGACGCACAGGCTTACGCAAACCGAGAGGTGGCAAAGAGCCTTGATAGTAATCTTTTAAATTTAAAGCAGATCGAGACGCAGGCTAAATTTAACGAAGCCTTGCGTGAGAATAAGGACGCTCAGATCTTCCTAACCCCAGGCGGAGCGGTGCCAAATATCTGGGTCGATACGAAGGATAAAGCTAGGCAAAGTGCTATCACACGATAA